The following proteins are encoded in a genomic region of Triticum dicoccoides isolate Atlit2015 ecotype Zavitan chromosome 1B, WEW_v2.0, whole genome shotgun sequence:
- the LOC119312737 gene encoding zinc-finger homeodomain protein 6-like, which translates to MEFTGPEHAGGTPPGTRAPSDASSANSRAAGSGEARYRECLRNHAAAQGGHAVDGCGEFMPSGAHDLLRCAACGCHRSFHRRDDGQQHPRLFLPAPAATPTTPTPRASLLMLPPQQHHSYAAGHSHAPPFMYNPHHYHYQRTPSGGGTTTESSCEEPGPGPPSTSGQGHGHGHGQAQRRKRFRTRFTAVQREQMLALAERVGWRMLKQDEALVEQLCAQAGVRRQVFKVWMHNNKHHRRQLQAPQSQQQQQQHQ; encoded by the coding sequence ATGGAGTTCACGGGGCCAGAGCACGCCGGCGGTACGCCGCCCGGCACTCGCGCGCCCTCCGACGCCTCATCGGCGAACAGCAGGGCGGCTGGGAGCGGGGAGGCGAGGTACCGCGAGTGCCTGCGCAACCACGCGGCCGCACAGGGCGGGCACGCAGTGGACGGGTGCGGGGAGTTCATGCCCTCCGGCGCCCACGACCTGCTCAGGTGCGCCGCCTGCGGGTGCCACCGCAGCTTCCACCGCAGGGACGATGGGCAGCAGCACCCCCGCCTCTTCCTTCCGGCGCCCGCCGCCACGCCGACGACGCCGACACCTCGTGCGTCGCTGCTCATGCTGCCGCCGCAGCAGCACCACTCCTACGCGGCCGGCCACTCACACGCGCCGCCGTTCATGTACAACCCCCACCATTACCACTACCAACGCACACCCAGCGGCGGTGGCACGACGACCGAGTCGTCCTGCGAGGAGCCGGGCCCGGGCCCGCCCTCGACGTCGGGGCAggggcacgggcacgggcacgggcaGGCGCAGCGGCGGAAGCGGTTCCGGACGAGGTTCACGGCGGTGCAGAGGGAGCAGATGCTGGCGCTGGCGGAGCGGGTGGGGTGGCGGATGCTGAAACAAGACGAGGCCCTGGTGGAGCAGCTCTGCGCGCAGGCCGGCGTCCGGCGGCAGGTCTTCAAGGTCTGGATGCACAACAACAAGCACCACAGGAGGCAGCTGCAGGCGCCACAGtcccaacagcagcagcaacagcaccaGTAG